The following proteins come from a genomic window of Manduca sexta isolate Smith_Timp_Sample1 chromosome 2, JHU_Msex_v1.0, whole genome shotgun sequence:
- the LOC115454769 gene encoding syntaxin-17 isoform X2 → MEEQNKLPLKRVELSLTKFNEVAIPHHLDLLRQHKANIIKYEENGEYPRVRSEQVHARRVASQLRVLLAELETLRRQVRPEDLTKFDKLTQRSRDLTLRAIMDYLDTSPLSINRRPPEQTVAGSTMSTDSVGIISRGDDVQELESPLIQLQVNEQEVALREREAVLRGWSELQSEVRALHEAWQTVQAAALADRERVATVSTNVEVAAENVEVARTHLSAAERLKAGAMGAGGAVLGAALCGPAGLVLGAKAGAAAALAGSLLGYLGARLVGNRRRAVLDHAGDKELRVDKDEKKSQ, encoded by the exons ATGGAGGAGCAGAATAAACTGCCGCTAAAGAGAGTAGAGCtttcattaacaaaatttaACGAAGTCGCAATACCGCATCACTTGGACTTGCTTAGACAACACAAGGCCAATATTATCAAA TATGAAGAAAATGGTGAGTACCCTCGCGTCCGCTCGGAGCAGGTGCACGCTCGTCGCGTCGCGTCGCAGCTGCGAGTGTTGCTCGCCGAGCTGGAGACGCTGCGGCGGCAGGTGAGGCCTGAGGACCTGACCAAGTTCGACAAGCTCACGCAGCGATCCAGGGACCTCACGCTTAGAGCGATTATGGATTATTTGG ACACTTCCCCTCTTTCTATAAATCGTCGTCCGCCCGAGCAGACGGTGGCGGGGAGCACGATGTCCACCGACTCCGTGGGCATCATATCCAGGGGTGATGATGTACAGGAGTTGGAGTCGCCTTTAATACAGCTTCAGGTGAACGAGCAA GAAGTGGCGCTGCGCGAGCGTGAGGCGGTTCTGCGCGGGTGGAGCGAGCTGCAGTCCGAAGTGCGCGCCCTGCACGAGGCGTGGCAGACCGTGCAGGCCGCCGCACTCGCTGATAGAGAACGG GTAGCTACAGTGTCAACTAATGTGGAGGTTGCCGCGGAAAATGTTGAAGTTGCTCGCACTCACCTATCTGCTGCGGAAAG GTTGAAGGCGGGCGCGATGGGTGCGGGCGGCGCGGTGCTGGGCGCCGCGCTGTGCGGCCCGGCGGGGCTCGTGCTCGGCGCCAAggccggcgccgccgccgcgctcgcgGGCTCCCTCCTGGGGTACCTGGGGGCGCGCCTCGTCGGCAACAGGAGGCGCGCTGTGCTGGACCACGCTGGCGATAAGGAGCTCAGGGTGGACAAGGACGAGAAAAAATCACAATAG
- the LOC115454769 gene encoding syntaxin-17 isoform X1: MEEQNKLPLKRVELSLTKFNEVAIPHHLDLLRQHKANIIKYEENGEYPRVRSEQVHARRVASQLRVLLAELETLRRQVRPEDLTKFDKLTQRSRDLTLRAIMDYLGIIESSCRAIVARGASPRRSDTSPLSINRRPPEQTVAGSTMSTDSVGIISRGDDVQELESPLIQLQVNEQEVALREREAVLRGWSELQSEVRALHEAWQTVQAAALADRERVATVSTNVEVAAENVEVARTHLSAAERLKAGAMGAGGAVLGAALCGPAGLVLGAKAGAAAALAGSLLGYLGARLVGNRRRAVLDHAGDKELRVDKDEKKSQ; encoded by the exons ATGGAGGAGCAGAATAAACTGCCGCTAAAGAGAGTAGAGCtttcattaacaaaatttaACGAAGTCGCAATACCGCATCACTTGGACTTGCTTAGACAACACAAGGCCAATATTATCAAA TATGAAGAAAATGGTGAGTACCCTCGCGTCCGCTCGGAGCAGGTGCACGCTCGTCGCGTCGCGTCGCAGCTGCGAGTGTTGCTCGCCGAGCTGGAGACGCTGCGGCGGCAGGTGAGGCCTGAGGACCTGACCAAGTTCGACAAGCTCACGCAGCGATCCAGGGACCTCACGCTTAGAGCGATTATGGATTATTTGG GTATAATTGAGAGCAGTTGTAGGGCGATTGTGGCACGGGGCGCGAGCCCTCGTCGCAGCG ACACTTCCCCTCTTTCTATAAATCGTCGTCCGCCCGAGCAGACGGTGGCGGGGAGCACGATGTCCACCGACTCCGTGGGCATCATATCCAGGGGTGATGATGTACAGGAGTTGGAGTCGCCTTTAATACAGCTTCAGGTGAACGAGCAA GAAGTGGCGCTGCGCGAGCGTGAGGCGGTTCTGCGCGGGTGGAGCGAGCTGCAGTCCGAAGTGCGCGCCCTGCACGAGGCGTGGCAGACCGTGCAGGCCGCCGCACTCGCTGATAGAGAACGG GTAGCTACAGTGTCAACTAATGTGGAGGTTGCCGCGGAAAATGTTGAAGTTGCTCGCACTCACCTATCTGCTGCGGAAAG GTTGAAGGCGGGCGCGATGGGTGCGGGCGGCGCGGTGCTGGGCGCCGCGCTGTGCGGCCCGGCGGGGCTCGTGCTCGGCGCCAAggccggcgccgccgccgcgctcgcgGGCTCCCTCCTGGGGTACCTGGGGGCGCGCCTCGTCGGCAACAGGAGGCGCGCTGTGCTGGACCACGCTGGCGATAAGGAGCTCAGGGTGGACAAGGACGAGAAAAAATCACAATAG